A region from the Alnus glutinosa chromosome 5, dhAlnGlut1.1, whole genome shotgun sequence genome encodes:
- the LOC133869081 gene encoding uncharacterized protein LOC133869081 has product MVLDMKEKVALIRKQMLTAQSQQKSYVGKHLRKLEFEVGDLVYLKVSPMQGIMHFGNAKLKEMTIETQMVKFLSYKPLNIQANLTYEELPVQVLNPKEEQLRTKTITLAKILWQIHGVKEASWELEQKMQD; this is encoded by the exons ATGGTGCTGGACATGAAAGAGAAGGTCGCACTCATCCGGAAGCAGATGCTCACCGCCCAAAGTCAACAGAAAAGTTATGTGGGTAAACATCTCCGGAAGCTTGAGTTTGAGGTTGGTGACCTTGTGTACCTCAAGGTGTCGCCAATGCAAGGCATAATGCATTTTGGTAATGCAAAACTAAAGGAGATGACAATTGAGACACAAATGGTTAAATTTTTAAG CTACAAGCCTCTTAATATTCAAGCAAACTTGACATATGAAGAGCTTCCCGTGCAAGTGTTAAATCCCAAAGAAGAGCAATTGAGGACCAAGACCATAACCCTAGCGAAGATCTTATGGCAAATTCACGGTGTAAAAGAAGCCTCATGGGAGCTTGAGCAAAAGATGCAGGATTGA